The Deinococcus depolymerans genome has a segment encoding these proteins:
- a CDS encoding nuclease-related domain-containing protein, translated as MIAKDLEPQTHTDPLRRAGYEAERQMAHYLKRAFAEELDIIVLNNLRVERNGEIAQVDHLLLHRHGMIVVESKSVTAEISVNERGEWARHWKGQTRGVRSPVLQARLQGDLLHTLLKDHAEQLLGKFMLGKVQKGFGSMHVDVIVAISDSGVIRGGAHVPSEVLKADQVPDRVRELTRYYRKANSVFSLNFKDSGYEATTAELAGIAAFLRGRHVPAPGDAAPALPEAAQVTGPRSSAGPSRPERPSAAPVRTSQERQAQARPRPDVACRACASVNVTVQFGKYGYYLKCGDCGGNTPAKPVCGACGQPGKVSKRGLEFTATCAGGHTWAYWTNPA; from the coding sequence GTGATCGCCAAGGACCTCGAACCGCAAACCCACACTGACCCCCTGCGCCGCGCCGGGTACGAGGCCGAACGCCAGATGGCCCACTACCTCAAACGCGCCTTCGCGGAGGAACTGGACATCATTGTCCTGAACAACCTGCGCGTTGAACGGAACGGTGAAATCGCTCAGGTCGATCACCTGCTCCTGCACCGGCACGGGATGATCGTCGTCGAGAGCAAATCCGTCACGGCAGAGATCAGCGTGAACGAACGAGGAGAGTGGGCGCGGCACTGGAAGGGGCAGACTCGGGGCGTGCGTTCCCCCGTTCTTCAGGCCCGGTTGCAGGGAGACTTGCTGCACACCCTGCTGAAAGACCACGCCGAGCAGTTACTGGGCAAATTCATGCTGGGCAAGGTCCAGAAAGGATTCGGGAGCATGCATGTCGACGTGATCGTCGCCATCTCGGACAGTGGTGTCATCAGGGGCGGCGCGCATGTCCCCTCCGAGGTGCTCAAGGCCGATCAGGTGCCAGACCGCGTCCGTGAATTGACCCGTTACTACCGCAAGGCGAACAGTGTGTTCTCCCTGAACTTCAAGGATTCCGGGTACGAGGCAACGACCGCTGAACTGGCGGGCATTGCGGCCTTCCTGCGTGGTCGCCATGTTCCGGCCCCGGGCGACGCTGCGCCTGCCTTACCTGAAGCGGCCCAGGTCACAGGGCCGCGATCCAGTGCAGGGCCCTCGCGCCCGGAACGCCCCAGCGCCGCCCCGGTCCGCACGTCGCAGGAGCGGCAGGCGCAGGCGCGGCCCCGGCCGGACGTGGCGTGCCGTGCGTGTGCGTCCGTGAACGTGACGGTGCAGTTCGGGAAGTACGGGTACTACCTGAAGTGCGGCGACTGCGGTGGGAACACGCCCGCCAAGCCGGTGTGCGGGGCGTGCGGGCAGCCGGGGAAGGTCAGCAAGCGCGGCCTGGAGTTCACCGCGACCTGCGCGGGCGGGCACACCTGGGCGTACTGGACGAACCCGGCCTGA
- a CDS encoding phospholipase A2: MRRTAAALTLALPVVLAACSQTAAPTASDLTGDYAARPELQDAGSQAILARYAGDPGLIAALREAYGETPRILTLPAAPTIGGLDLTSDRLAYVKRTGWGTVGNYNTQYAAYNGTSLPYPGLDWTRDGCSAPDGLGLGYREDFRPACNVHDFGYRNLKVYERTDANRKTTDEAFYTNMKAICNAKSWYKQPACYSAAYAYYQAVRVGGSDSF, encoded by the coding sequence ATGCGCCGAACCGCCGCCGCCCTCACCCTTGCGCTGCCCGTCGTCCTGGCCGCCTGCTCCCAGACGGCCGCCCCCACCGCCAGTGACCTGACGGGCGACTACGCCGCCCGCCCCGAACTGCAGGACGCAGGCAGTCAGGCCATCCTGGCCCGCTACGCCGGCGACCCCGGCCTGATCGCCGCGCTGCGCGAGGCGTACGGCGAGACGCCCCGGATCCTGACCCTGCCCGCCGCGCCCACCATCGGCGGTCTGGACCTGACCAGCGACCGCCTCGCCTACGTGAAACGCACCGGCTGGGGCACCGTGGGCAACTACAACACCCAGTACGCCGCGTACAACGGCACCAGTCTCCCCTACCCGGGCCTGGACTGGACCCGCGACGGCTGCAGCGCCCCCGACGGCCTGGGCCTCGGCTACCGCGAGGACTTCCGGCCCGCCTGCAACGTCCACGACTTCGGGTACCGCAACCTGAAAGTCTACGAACGCACCGACGCCAACCGCAAAACCACCGACGAGGCCTTCTACACCAACATGAAAGCCATCTGCAATGCCAAGAGCTGGTACAAACAACCCGCCTGCTACAGCGCCGCGTACGCCTACTACCAGGCCGTGCGCGTGGGCGGCAGCGACAGCTTCTAA
- the lysA gene encoding diaminopimelate decarboxylase: MSLSPEQFRTAAQQYGTPLYVYDAAELDAALARVRAAFGDARAYYAMKANPNLTLLRHLHARGVGFECVSAGELARAAHIGAAGDRILVNGPAKTPGEYATGAELGATFILDREEEVTLLPPASRALVRVNPALNVSTHDHLATGAAGSKFGVTLEQAPRVLDALRAAGHTALGLHVHIGSAIRDAHDFTAAFHRLGDLRAHTGPLDVLDAGGGWGLGADLHGIAREARAAAATFGAHLWVEPGRYLVAQAGTLLTRVVGTKRTGRNFVLVDAGMTELLRPMLYGATHPVTPLWDRGGTDTWDLAGPACESGDLLARDLTLPDPQPGDLLAIHEAGAYGAAMSSNYLTRPRPAEVLHDAGTWTVIRQRETPQDIWRMEENV; encoded by the coding sequence ATGAGTCTGAGCCCCGAGCAATTCCGGACCGCCGCGCAACAGTACGGCACCCCCCTGTACGTGTACGACGCCGCCGAACTCGACGCCGCCCTGGCCCGCGTCCGCGCCGCGTTCGGGGACGCCCGCGCGTACTACGCCATGAAAGCCAACCCCAACCTGACCCTCCTGCGCCACCTGCACGCCCGGGGCGTCGGCTTCGAATGCGTCAGCGCCGGGGAACTCGCCCGCGCCGCCCACATCGGTGCGGCGGGCGACCGCATCCTCGTGAACGGGCCCGCCAAGACGCCCGGCGAGTACGCCACCGGCGCCGAACTCGGCGCGACGTTCATCCTCGACCGCGAAGAGGAGGTGACGCTGCTGCCGCCCGCCTCCCGCGCCCTGGTGCGCGTGAACCCCGCCCTGAACGTCAGCACCCACGACCACCTCGCCACCGGCGCCGCCGGCAGCAAGTTCGGCGTCACCCTGGAGCAGGCCCCGCGCGTGCTGGACGCCCTGCGCGCCGCCGGGCACACCGCCCTGGGCCTGCACGTGCACATCGGCAGCGCCATCCGCGACGCGCACGACTTCACCGCCGCCTTCCACCGCCTCGGCGACCTGCGCGCCCACACCGGCCCGCTCGACGTCCTCGACGCCGGGGGCGGCTGGGGCCTGGGCGCCGACCTGCACGGCATCGCCCGCGAAGCCCGCGCCGCCGCCGCCACCTTCGGCGCGCACCTCTGGGTCGAACCCGGCCGGTACCTCGTCGCGCAGGCCGGCACCCTCCTGACCCGCGTGGTCGGCACCAAACGCACCGGCCGGAACTTCGTCCTCGTGGACGCGGGCATGACCGAACTCCTGCGCCCCATGCTGTACGGCGCCACCCACCCCGTCACGCCCCTCTGGGACCGCGGCGGGACCGACACCTGGGACCTCGCCGGCCCCGCCTGCGAGAGCGGCGACCTCCTCGCGCGCGACCTCACCCTGCCCGACCCGCAGCCCGGCGACCTCCTCGCCATCCACGAAGCCGGCGCGTACGGCGCCGCCATGAGCAGCAACTACCTCACCCGCCCCCGCCCCGCCGAGGTCCTGCACGACGCAGGCACCTGGACCGTCATCCGCCAGCGCGAAACCCCGCAGGACATCTGGCGCATGGAAGAGAATGTGTAA
- a CDS encoding DedA family protein, translating to MHDLTALILSASYVGILAIVFAETGLLVGFFLPGDSLLLAAGVLAANGDLNLGGVMGAVIVGAFLGCVVGYAIGQRFGRGVFSRQDSRFFKPEYITRAELFFQKYGWLAVVLARFVPVVRTLVPTMAGVSRMPLGPFNLYNILGAVLWGVSVPALGYYLGGLIPDLDRYILMIVGGVVVASVIPILVKVFQARRA from the coding sequence ATGCACGATCTGACCGCCCTGATCCTCTCCGCGTCGTACGTCGGAATTCTGGCCATCGTCTTCGCGGAAACCGGCCTGCTGGTCGGCTTCTTCCTGCCCGGAGACAGCCTGCTGCTGGCCGCCGGGGTCCTCGCCGCGAACGGGGACCTGAACCTGGGCGGCGTGATGGGCGCCGTGATCGTCGGCGCGTTCCTGGGCTGCGTGGTCGGGTACGCCATCGGGCAGCGCTTCGGGCGGGGCGTGTTCTCCCGGCAGGACTCCCGCTTCTTCAAGCCCGAGTACATCACCCGCGCGGAGCTGTTCTTCCAGAAGTACGGCTGGCTGGCCGTCGTCCTGGCACGGTTCGTGCCGGTCGTGCGGACCCTGGTCCCCACCATGGCCGGCGTGAGCCGCATGCCGCTCGGGCCGTTCAACCTGTACAACATCCTGGGCGCAGTGCTGTGGGGTGTCAGCGTGCCCGCCCTGGGGTACTACCTGGGCGGCCTGATTCCCGACCTGGACCGGTACATCCTGATGATCGTGGGCGGCGTGGTCGTGGCGAGCGTCATTCCCATCCTCGTCAAGGTCTTCCAGGCCCGCCGCGCCTGA
- a CDS encoding GNAT family protein, with translation MTDHPAHVTLKPLLDFTPAEWRTLHSFFRSRELADWNDAKPIRMPEWLFRRVMQDEERTGERHGFGVMDEQGRLIGSAELYDLRPPPPLTATVATLGVMIGLPELWGRGYGRQAVQALLRWAFQEREFPLSRIRLTTFGHNRRAQRAFLGVGFREVGRSERQGRTDVHMELTRGEWQARQDTPPHPTPPDPGGE, from the coding sequence ATGACCGACCATCCCGCACACGTCACCCTCAAACCCCTGCTGGACTTCACGCCCGCCGAGTGGCGCACCCTGCACTCCTTCTTCCGCAGCCGCGAACTGGCCGACTGGAACGACGCCAAACCCATCCGCATGCCCGAATGGCTGTTCCGGCGCGTCATGCAGGACGAGGAACGCACCGGGGAACGCCACGGCTTCGGCGTCATGGACGAACAGGGCCGCCTGATCGGCAGCGCCGAACTGTACGACCTGCGCCCCCCACCCCCCCTGACCGCCACCGTCGCCACCCTCGGCGTGATGATCGGCCTGCCCGAACTGTGGGGACGCGGGTACGGCCGGCAGGCCGTGCAGGCACTGCTGCGCTGGGCCTTTCAGGAACGCGAGTTCCCGCTCAGCCGCATCCGCCTGACCACCTTCGGACACAACCGCCGCGCCCAGCGCGCCTTCCTGGGCGTCGGGTTCCGCGAGGTGGGCCGCAGCGAACGTCAGGGCCGCACGGACGTACACATGGAACTCACCCGGGGCGAATGGCAGGCCCGGCAGGACACCCCGCCCCACCCCACCCCGCCCGACCCGGGCGGGGAATAA
- a CDS encoding NAD(P)-dependent oxidoreductase produces MRVLLPDLPEFRALSHHDEGGVPGVTFDHYTRTHVPDGPADGMVLWMTGPQIRARLLATPGLKWVLTLTAGIDHVQGALPPGVALFNASRLHDRAVAVHALSGMLAAARGLHRFRDAQGRRHWDAPALPGDSALTTLDGANVVLWGYGHIGRNLEELLAPHGAHVRGIRSATPTDERDELLRAADWVVLLLPSTPDTRGVVNADTLALLKPGAWLVNVGRGNLIVTDDLVTALRDGSLGGAVLDVTDPEPLPEGHPLWTQPNVILTPHIASTTTDLVTRGAHLTRDFLIDLQQGHEPDGRVTAGRTY; encoded by the coding sequence ATGCGCGTCCTGCTTCCCGACCTGCCCGAGTTCCGCGCCCTGAGCCACCACGACGAGGGGGGCGTGCCCGGCGTGACCTTCGACCACTACACCCGCACGCACGTCCCGGACGGCCCGGCCGACGGCATGGTCCTGTGGATGACCGGCCCGCAGATCCGCGCCCGCCTGCTCGCCACGCCCGGCCTGAAGTGGGTGCTGACCCTGACCGCCGGCATCGACCACGTACAGGGCGCCCTGCCGCCCGGCGTGGCACTGTTCAACGCCAGCCGCCTGCACGACCGCGCCGTGGCGGTCCACGCCCTGAGCGGCATGCTCGCCGCGGCGCGCGGCCTGCACCGCTTCCGGGACGCGCAGGGCCGCCGCCACTGGGACGCCCCGGCCCTGCCCGGCGATTCCGCCCTGACCACCCTGGACGGCGCGAACGTCGTCCTGTGGGGCTACGGACACATCGGCCGGAACCTCGAGGAACTTCTCGCCCCGCACGGCGCGCACGTGCGCGGCATCCGCAGCGCCACCCCCACGGACGAACGTGACGAACTGCTGCGTGCCGCCGACTGGGTGGTCCTGCTGCTGCCCAGCACCCCCGACACGCGCGGCGTCGTGAACGCCGACACCCTGGCCCTCCTGAAACCCGGCGCGTGGCTCGTGAACGTCGGACGCGGCAACCTGATCGTCACGGACGACCTCGTCACGGCCCTGCGCGACGGGTCGCTGGGCGGCGCGGTCCTGGACGTCACCGACCCGGAACCCCTCCCCGAGGGACACCCCCTGTGGACGCAGCCGAACGTGATCCTCACGCCCCACATCGCCAGCACCACCACCGACCTCGTCACGCGCGGCGCTCACCTCACCCGCGACTTCCTGATCGACCTGCAACAGGGCCACGAACCCGACGGACGCGTCACTGCCGGACGCACGTACTGA
- a CDS encoding DUF5063 domain-containing protein, producing the protein MRRVQAALLDREGLTPGALADLLDGLRREVQALPFGVPDADTPPREAYCDLRAHIARAWPEPGFYDPATGRALGHCDLPAEIGDALDDLTDLALALGTALALADTDEADALAWLRFSHDAHWGDHVQNVTRHLRWLG; encoded by the coding sequence GTGCGCCGGGTTCAGGCAGCCCTGCTGGACCGGGAGGGCCTCACGCCCGGCGCGCTGGCCGACCTGCTGGATGGGTTGCGGCGGGAGGTGCAGGCGCTGCCCTTCGGCGTGCCGGACGCCGACACCCCACCGCGCGAGGCGTACTGCGACCTGCGCGCCCACATTGCCAGGGCGTGGCCGGAACCCGGCTTCTACGACCCGGCCACCGGGCGCGCCCTGGGCCACTGCGACCTTCCCGCCGAGATCGGCGACGCGCTGGACGACCTGACGGACCTCGCCCTTGCCCTGGGCACCGCCCTCGCGCTGGCCGACACGGACGAGGCCGACGCGCTGGCGTGGCTGCGCTTCTCCCACGACGCCCACTGGGGCGACCACGTGCAGAACGTCACGCGGCACCTGCGCTGGCTGGGGTGA
- a CDS encoding GntR family transcriptional regulator has product MTGPTPAPLRPALHAEDTLLARLLDGTYPPGSTLPAERELAASLGVTRPTLREALQRLARDGLLEIRQGKPTRVLHPHEGGLRVLAHLSRHGELGRMVPDLLDLRAALLPHWVAQTAARDPQALRAHLGTPPAESADPGLPHTFAAFDWTFQTLAAHGSGNALAPLLLGAFAEVYARAGAIYFSDAHRRDRSREHYRALHAALPLGPDAAGQVARSTSLDSLHLWEARRG; this is encoded by the coding sequence ATGACCGGCCCCACCCCCGCCCCGCTGCGGCCCGCGCTGCACGCCGAGGACACCCTGCTCGCCCGCCTGCTGGACGGCACGTACCCGCCCGGCAGCACCCTGCCCGCCGAACGGGAACTCGCGGCCAGCCTGGGCGTCACGCGGCCCACCCTGCGCGAGGCGCTGCAACGCCTGGCACGCGACGGCCTGCTGGAGATCCGGCAGGGGAAACCCACCCGCGTCCTGCACCCGCACGAGGGCGGCCTGCGCGTCCTGGCGCACCTGTCCCGGCACGGCGAGCTGGGCCGCATGGTGCCGGACCTGCTGGACCTGCGCGCCGCGCTGCTGCCCCACTGGGTCGCGCAGACCGCCGCCCGCGACCCGCAGGCGCTGCGGGCGCACCTCGGGACGCCGCCCGCCGAGTCGGCCGACCCGGGCCTGCCGCACACCTTCGCCGCGTTCGACTGGACGTTCCAGACGCTCGCCGCGCACGGCAGCGGGAACGCGCTGGCCCCGCTGCTGCTGGGCGCGTTCGCCGAGGTGTACGCCCGCGCCGGGGCGATCTACTTCAGCGACGCCCATCGCCGGGACCGCTCGCGCGAGCATTACCGCGCGCTGCACGCCGCGCTGCCCCTGGGACCGGACGCAGCGGGGCAGGTGGCGCGCAGCACCAGCCTGGACAGCCTGCACCTGTGGGAGGCGCGCCGTGGTTGA
- a CDS encoding sterol desaturase family protein: MVDLIRAAIPVFLLSMLIEWAAYRHLSHDHDGPHEHSGYGTRDTLTSLSMGVGNVLINLFWKGVVVTIYAALYSLTPLRLPQDAWWAWVLLFLADDYAYYWYHRVSHEVRLFWASHVVHHSSQHYNLSTALRQTWVPMTALPFWLILPLLGFAPWMVLLAQSWNLLYQFFVHTERVGRLPAPIEYVLNTPSHHRAHHGSNDLYLDRNYGGILIVWDRLHRTFQPETEPVRYGLVHNIHTHRPVQVAFHEFAALWRDVRQARSWRDRLHYLTRPPGWQPEQNR, from the coding sequence GTGGTTGACCTGATCCGCGCCGCGATTCCCGTCTTTCTGCTGTCCATGCTGATCGAGTGGGCCGCGTACCGTCACCTCAGCCACGACCACGACGGGCCGCACGAGCACTCCGGGTACGGAACGCGCGACACCCTCACCAGCCTGAGCATGGGCGTCGGGAACGTCCTCATCAACCTCTTCTGGAAGGGCGTGGTCGTGACGATCTACGCCGCGCTGTACAGCCTCACGCCCCTGCGCCTGCCGCAGGACGCGTGGTGGGCGTGGGTGCTGCTGTTCCTCGCGGACGACTACGCGTACTACTGGTACCACCGCGTCAGCCATGAGGTCCGGCTGTTCTGGGCCAGTCACGTCGTGCATCACTCCAGTCAGCACTACAACCTCTCCACCGCGCTGCGGCAGACCTGGGTGCCCATGACCGCCCTGCCGTTCTGGCTGATCCTGCCCCTGCTGGGCTTCGCGCCGTGGATGGTGCTGCTCGCGCAGTCGTGGAACCTCCTGTACCAGTTCTTCGTGCACACCGAACGGGTGGGCCGCCTGCCCGCCCCCATCGAGTACGTGCTGAACACGCCCAGCCACCACCGCGCGCACCACGGCAGCAACGACCTGTACCTGGACCGCAACTACGGGGGCATCCTGATCGTCTGGGACCGCCTGCACCGCACCTTCCAGCCCGAGACGGAACCCGTCCGCTACGGCCTCGTGCACAACATCCACACGCACCGGCCCGTGCAGGTCGCCTTCCACGAGTTCGCCGCCCTGTGGCGCGACGTCCGCCAGGCCCGCAGCTGGCGCGACCGCCTGCACTACCTGACCCGCCCGCCCGGCTGGCAGCCCGAGCAGAACCGCTAG
- a CDS encoding 3'(2'),5'-bisphosphate nucleotidase CysQ produces the protein MTAPHDLSHELSVAAALARDAGALLLAHLRAGFTVEHKTGADDPVTIADREASTLIMTALAAAFPDDGLLSEEETDDRARLNHDRVWIVDPIDGTKEYSTGLPDYCVSIGLAVGSEPVLGVVYAPETDELFTGVVGQGAFLNGQPTPPPGSGPDWRVAVSDTEHSRELHAVPLSGMKPSGSIALKLARIAAGHADVTFTMSPRSEWDIAAGHALLRAAGGDLTRRDGRAIHYNQPRPHVEQGLIGGQPRATAWLKDQLSALHLPTAHLGLQAHEPAWTALAPADRAALQGHPGVNVRHADGQLLALLVVNPETRQVQRAEGDAFHLDRLTRDVTRALGTVTLGTVQP, from the coding sequence ATGACCGCCCCTCACGATCTCTCTCACGAACTCTCGGTCGCCGCCGCCCTGGCCCGCGACGCCGGGGCGCTGCTGCTCGCGCACCTGCGCGCCGGATTCACCGTGGAACACAAGACGGGCGCCGACGATCCCGTCACCATCGCCGACCGCGAGGCCTCCACGCTGATCATGACGGCCCTGGCCGCCGCGTTCCCTGACGACGGCCTGCTCAGCGAGGAGGAAACCGACGACCGCGCCCGCCTGAACCACGACCGCGTGTGGATCGTGGACCCCATCGACGGCACCAAGGAGTACTCGACGGGCCTGCCCGACTACTGCGTCAGCATCGGCCTCGCCGTGGGCAGCGAGCCCGTTCTGGGCGTCGTGTACGCCCCGGAAACCGACGAGCTGTTCACGGGCGTGGTCGGACAGGGCGCGTTCCTGAACGGCCAGCCCACCCCGCCCCCCGGCAGCGGCCCGGACTGGCGGGTGGCCGTCTCGGACACTGAACACAGCCGCGAACTGCACGCCGTTCCCCTGAGCGGCATGAAACCCAGCGGCAGCATCGCCCTGAAACTCGCGCGGATCGCCGCCGGGCACGCCGACGTGACCTTCACCATGTCCCCCCGCAGCGAGTGGGACATCGCCGCCGGACACGCCCTGCTGCGCGCCGCCGGCGGCGACCTGACCCGCCGCGACGGCCGCGCCATCCACTACAACCAGCCGCGTCCGCACGTCGAGCAGGGCCTGATCGGCGGGCAACCCCGGGCGACCGCGTGGCTCAAGGACCAGCTCAGCGCCCTGCACCTGCCCACCGCGCACCTGGGCCTGCAGGCGCACGAGCCCGCCTGGACTGCCCTGGCACCCGCCGACCGCGCCGCACTCCAGGGACACCCGGGCGTGAACGTCCGCCACGCGGACGGCCAGCTGCTGGCCCTGCTGGTCGTGAACCCCGAGACCCGGCAGGTGCAGCGCGCCGAGGGCGACGCCTTCCACCTCGACCGCCTCACGCGGGACGTGACGCGCGCCCTGGGCACCGTCACCCTGGGCACCGTCCAGCCCTGA
- a CDS encoding endonuclease III — MPARPLPAAPAPPASFAPVSARLQAAYLPGGPTLPPGRPETLLAGLIRTILGQQNTRAAAARQYAALRENYPRWEAALIDGPDGIEATLKGAGGGLHRSKARHIHALLGALDATAGLSLEGLRDLPDAAARAHLEALPGVGRHTASLTLLFDLRRPAMPVEGNLDRLARRLEWVPGGWTAARVERWFDAVTPRTWAARAALHVAGVRHGREVCTARHPRCDTCVLSDLCPSAALLGPR; from the coding sequence ATGCCCGCCCGCCCCCTGCCCGCCGCGCCCGCCCCGCCAGCCTCGTTCGCGCCGGTCAGCGCCCGGCTGCAAGCGGCGTACCTGCCCGGCGGCCCCACCCTCCCGCCGGGCCGCCCGGAGACGCTGCTCGCCGGACTGATCCGCACCATTCTCGGCCAGCAGAACACCCGCGCGGCCGCCGCCCGGCAGTACGCGGCGCTGCGGGAAAACTACCCCCGCTGGGAGGCCGCGCTGATCGACGGTCCGGACGGCATCGAGGCCACCCTGAAAGGCGCGGGCGGCGGCCTGCACCGCAGCAAGGCCCGCCACATCCACGCGCTGCTGGGCGCGCTCGACGCCACCGCAGGGTTGAGCCTTGAGGGCCTGCGCGACCTGCCGGACGCCGCGGCCCGCGCCCACCTGGAAGCGCTGCCCGGCGTGGGCCGCCACACCGCCAGCCTGACGCTGCTCTTCGACCTGCGCCGGCCCGCCATGCCGGTCGAGGGCAACCTGGACCGCCTCGCGCGGCGACTGGAATGGGTGCCCGGCGGCTGGACGGCCGCCCGCGTGGAACGCTGGTTCGACGCGGTCACGCCCCGCACCTGGGCCGCGCGCGCCGCCCTGCACGTCGCCGGGGTGCGGCACGGGCGGGAGGTCTGCACGGCCCGGCATCCCCGCTGCGACACCTGCGTCCTCTCGGACCTGTGCCCGTCGGCGGCGCTGCTCGGCCCCCGCTGA
- the mnmA gene encoding tRNA 2-thiouridine(34) synthase MnmA: MSAPTPASATVPAPAAAAGERVLCAMSGGVDSSVTAALLKDQGYQVVGAMMRFWPDDKRTDTFDSCCSPDAAYEARRVAEQVGVPFYLLDYREQFQRHIVGPFIDEYSKGRTPNPCVNCNTKVKFDELVKKAKMLGCRYVATGHYVKRVENARGEVEFHRGDDPRKDQTYFLWGTPRDALPYILFPVGELEKPQVRQIAEERGLLTAQKPESQNICFVPGKVQDFVAEHIPQSQGFIREISSGEVVGEHLGTQFYTLGQKKGLGLYQSHRVRHVVHLAPDTNTVWVGDYDDCLWTGLKAQSANYLIDLTDLPDELEVQVRYRTAPVKARVIRADESGFELAFQDPQFAVAPGQSAVLYAGPRLLGGGLIEDHVPTLPAPKAPPKKRPAVLLS; encoded by the coding sequence ATGAGTGCCCCGACCCCTGCTTCCGCGACCGTCCCTGCCCCTGCCGCCGCTGCGGGGGAACGGGTGCTGTGCGCCATGTCCGGCGGCGTGGACAGTAGCGTCACAGCGGCGCTGCTGAAGGACCAGGGGTATCAGGTGGTCGGCGCGATGATGCGCTTCTGGCCGGACGACAAGCGCACGGACACCTTCGACTCGTGCTGCTCGCCCGACGCGGCGTACGAGGCGCGGCGCGTGGCCGAGCAGGTGGGCGTGCCGTTCTACCTGCTGGACTACCGCGAGCAGTTCCAGCGGCACATCGTCGGACCGTTCATCGACGAGTACAGCAAGGGGCGCACACCGAACCCCTGCGTGAACTGCAACACCAAGGTGAAGTTCGACGAACTGGTGAAGAAGGCGAAGATGCTCGGCTGCCGCTACGTCGCGACCGGGCATTACGTGAAGCGCGTGGAGAACGCGCGGGGCGAGGTGGAATTCCATCGGGGCGACGATCCCCGCAAGGACCAGACGTACTTCCTGTGGGGCACGCCGCGTGACGCGCTGCCGTACATCCTCTTCCCGGTGGGCGAGCTGGAGAAACCGCAGGTGCGTCAGATCGCCGAGGAACGCGGCCTGCTGACGGCGCAGAAACCCGAGAGTCAGAACATCTGCTTCGTGCCCGGCAAGGTGCAGGACTTCGTGGCCGAGCACATCCCGCAGAGCCAGGGCTTCATCCGCGAGATCAGCAGCGGCGAGGTCGTCGGGGAACACCTGGGCACGCAGTTCTACACGCTGGGCCAGAAGAAGGGCCTGGGCCTGTACCAGTCGCACCGCGTGCGGCACGTCGTGCACCTCGCGCCCGACACGAACACCGTCTGGGTCGGCGATTACGACGACTGCCTGTGGACCGGCCTGAAGGCGCAGAGTGCCAACTACCTGATCGACCTGACCGACCTGCCCGACGAACTGGAAGTGCAGGTCCGTTACCGCACCGCGCCCGTCAAGGCCCGCGTGATCCGCGCCGACGAGAGCGGCTTCGAACTGGCCTTCCAGGACCCGCAGTTCGCGGTCGCCCCCGGCCAGAGCGCCGTGCTGTACGCCGGACCGCGCCTGCTGGGCGGCGGCCTGATCGAGGACCACGTCCCCACCCTGCCCGCACCGAAAGCCCCGCCGAAGAAACGCCCGGCGGTGCTGCTGTCCTGA
- a CDS encoding TetR/AcrR family transcriptional regulator produces the protein MTVPPVSSPAVPDTTRARIQQEAARLFVQSGYHGVSMREVAEAVGVTKPALYHHYADKEALFLAMLEGTLAGLARLVAAANAQVGIRLQLDTLVYELLASAPEQRVGLQLAGELRHVSPERRGAFEREYRRVWIGGLSELFESAAARGELRGDVPPAMLARAFLALTYPLVTGAPSSDPQGTGRALLAVFLDGATPRPGSDPMR, from the coding sequence ATGACGGTTCCTCCTGTGTCTTCCCCCGCTGTGCCTGATACGACCCGCGCCCGCATTCAGCAGGAGGCGGCGCGGCTGTTCGTGCAGAGCGGGTACCACGGGGTCAGCATGCGCGAGGTGGCCGAGGCGGTCGGCGTGACCAAGCCGGCCCTGTACCACCATTACGCCGACAAGGAGGCGCTGTTCCTGGCGATGCTGGAGGGCACGCTGGCGGGACTGGCGCGGCTGGTGGCGGCCGCGAACGCGCAGGTGGGCATTCGCCTGCAACTGGATACGCTGGTGTACGAGCTGCTGGCCAGCGCGCCCGAGCAGCGGGTCGGGTTGCAGCTGGCGGGCGAGCTGCGGCACGTGAGTCCCGAGCGGCGCGGCGCGTTCGAGCGCGAGTACCGCCGGGTGTGGATCGGGGGTCTGTCGGAGCTGTTCGAGTCGGCCGCGGCCCGCGGTGAGCTGCGCGGCGACGTGCCCCCGGCGATGCTCGCGCGGGCGTTCTTGGCGCTCACGTACCCGCTGGTGACGGGCGCGCCGTCCAGTGATCCGCAGGGAACCGGACGGGCGCTGCTGGCTGTCTTCCTGGACGGCGCGACGCCCCGGCCCGGTTCCGACCCGATGAGGTAA